The sequence below is a genomic window from Deltaproteobacteria bacterium.
AAACACCGAGACGGTCTGACTGGCGCTGTTAATCGCCACGACATCGGGCTTGGTATCACCATTGAAGTCACCGATGACGACGGCGTTGGTCTTGGAACCCGCCGCGCGGGTCGTGATCCGCCCGAAGGTACCGTCGCCATTTCCGAACAGGACACTGACCTTGCCGTCACCGTCGCCGTTACCTTCGCTGACCACCGCCACGTCGATGTGTCCATCGCCATCGAGGTCGGCCGCGGCCACGGCCCCGGGGCCCGCAATCGTGTTGCACGTCCCCACGCCGGCTACGCGACATTCGTCCATGTCGCCGGTCAACTGTGGGTTGCAGCGCCGGCTGAAATCCCCCGTACACACACCACCGAGCACAAACGTCAACGGGCTGCATGTGCCGACGCTGTCCAGCTCGCATTCATCGAGACTGCCGGAATCCATCGAGGGCTCGCACTCCCTGCTGGTGTCGCCCGTGCAGTAGTAGTGAAAGCATACCGGGTCACCGTTCGGACACGGATCGCTAAAGCGCTTGAGGACCGATACGGTCGACACGTTGGCATTGGAGACCACGACATCGGGATTGTGATCCCCGTCCATGTCGGCGATCGCCAACCCCATCGGCACCGTGCCCGCGTTGAACTTCGGGAACGAGAACACGTTGCCCATGCCGTCGCCCGTCAAGAGCGTGATCGACGCACTATCGGAGTTCGCCGTGATCACGTCCAAGTGGCCATCCTTGTCCATGTCGGCGATCGCGATCGCCGAGGGCCGGCCATCGGTTCCCGTGGTCACAGCCGAGTCGAAGTTCGCCGTTTGCGCCCCCACCCATACCGGCACCAACAGCACGCCCACACCCACCAGCCTCGTACGAAACCGCCACATGGAATCCTCCTCTGCACTACCCTAATACACTAAATCGCCCAGCCGCTCCCAGCGCACCCGCCACACATCCCAATCGATGGAGAAATAGATCAGGAAGGCTTTGCCATGGATCGCGTCCAAGCTCACAAAGCCCCAGAAGCGACCATCGAGACTGCGATCGCGATTGTCGCCCATGACGAACACATGGTCGGGCGGCACCGTGACCGGCCCGAAGTTGTCGCGCGGCGCGGGGCCGCCGACTTGATTGCGGCCATCGGCAAAGTACGCGTGCTCGTTGTCACGGGGCACGCCATTGACGAACACGTGCTTATCGCGCACCTCGATTACCTCGCCCGCCACCGCGATCACGCGCTTGATGAAGTCCTTGGTCACGTCCTGGGGATAAATGAATACGATGATGTCGCCCGGCTTCGGCGTGCCGAATCGAACCAGGTTCTTTTCGAGAAACGGGATGCGAATACCGTAGGCAAGCTTGTTGACGAGGAGATGATCACCGATCTGGAGCGTCGGCACCATCGAGCTGGAAGGAATCTTAAACGCTTGGACGAAGAAGGTGCGAATGAACAGCGCCACCAGCACCGCCACGACGATGGCTTCGATATACTCACGCGCCGTCGACTTGGTCGCCGGGCGCGCGCTCGTGCCGGCCGCGGTTTTGGCGACAATCGAACCCGTTCGTGGCGTGCGTGCAGACATCGCGTGTGACCTTAGCCTTGAAAACGCAGCTTCGCCTAGTAAATTCGCGCCTACGCTTCCACCTTGAGAACAGCCAGGAACGCTTCCGGCGGAATCTCGACCCGGCCGACTTGCTTCATGCGCTTCTTGCCTTCCTTCTGCTTCTCGAGCAGCTTGCGCTTACGCGTGATGTCGCCGCCGTAGCACTTGGCGGTCACGTTCTTGCGCAGCGCGCGCACGGTTTCGCGCGCGATGATCTTGCTGCCGATGGCGGCCTGGATGATCACTTCGAACATTTGCTGCGGGATGAGTTCCTTCATCTTCTCGGCCAGCTCACGCCCACGCGGATACGCGCGCTCGCGGTGGATGATGAGGGAGAGGGCGTCGACCGCCTCGCCATTGATGCGCACGTCGAGCTTGATCAGATCCCCGGGTCGGAGATCGAGGAACTCATAGTCGAGCGAGGCGTATCCCTTGCTCACCGACTTCAAGCGATCGTAGAAGTCGAGCACCACCTCGTTGAGCGGCAATTCGTAAATCACCGCGGCACGGCCGCGGCCGAAGAATTTCAACTCGCGCTGCTTGCCGCGTTTTTCTTCGCAGAGCTTGAGCACGCCGCCCAGATAGGTCTCGGGAACGTGAACCGTGGCCACGATGAACGGTTCCTCGAAGGTCGCGATGCTCTGCGCGTCGGGTAACTTCACCGGGCTATCGACCATCAAGACCTCGCCGGTGATCGTCGTAACGCGATACGCCACGGTGGGCGCGGTGGTGATCAACGTGAGGTTGAATTCGCGCTCGAGCCGCTCGCGGATCACGTCCATGTGCAACAGCCCGAGAAAGCCGCAGCGGAAACCGAAGCCGAGCGCCACCGACACTTCGGGTTCGTAGGTGAATGACGAATCGTTCAGGCGCAGCTTCTCCATCGCCTCGCGCAGCGGGCCGTACTGCGTCGTGTCGGCCGGATAGAGTCCGCTGAACACCATCGGCTTCACGCTCTTGAACCCCGGCAGCGGCAGCGCCGTCGGACGATCGGCTTCGGTGACCGTATCGCCGATGTTGGTGTGCCGGATGTCTTTGATGCCGGCCATGATGAATCCGACTTCGCCCGACTCCAACGCGTCGATGACCGTGGCGCGAGGCGCGAACACGCCGACTCGGGTGACATCGAATTGCGCACCGGTGGTCATCATCACGATGCGCATGCCGGCGGTGACGCGGCCGTCCAGCACGCGCACCAGCACGACGGCACCGTGATAGGGATCGAACCAGCTATCGAAAATCAACGCCTTCAGCGGCGCGGTCGGATCGCCGAGCGGGGCCGGAATACGCTGCACGATCGCTTCGAGCACCGCCTCCGTCCCGATGCCGGCCTTCGCACTGGTGCGCACGGCTTCGTGTGCATCGAGGCCGATGATCTCTTCAATCTCAGCGATGACTCGCTCCGGCTCAGCGCTCGGCAGATCGATCTTGTTGAGCACCGGCACGACGGTGAGATTGGCATCGATGGCGAGGTACGCGTTGGCCACCGTCTGCGCCTCGACGCCTTGCGCCGCGTCCACTACCAGCAGCGCTCCCTCGCATGCCGCCAAGCTGCGCGACACCTCATACGCGAAGTCGACGTGCCCCGGCGTATCGATCAGGTTCAGGACATAGTCGTTGCCGTCTTGCGCGTGGTAGTACAAGCGCACCGCGCTGGCCTTGATGGTGATGCCCCGCTCGCGCTCGAGATCCATGCTGTCGAGAATCTGCGCCTGGCGCTCGCGTTCGGTGATCGCGCCGGTGAACTCGAGCAGCCGATCGGCCAGCGTCGACTTGCCGTGGTCGATGTGGGCGACGATCGAGAAATTGCGAATGAACTGCAGCTCCATAGGACGATGGTCAGGTGCTCGGAAGCGGATGCCGCGTTCGGAGGGACATGCCCCAGCCCCTCTTCACCTGACACCTCACTGTTTCCGCGCGCGAAACCACTCCACCGTCTGGCGCAGTCCTTCGTCGAGCGACACTTCCGGACGCCAGCGGAGCACGCGGCCAGCGGCCGACGCGTCGATCACACTGCGGAGCTGCTCGCCGGGCTTGGCCGGGCCGTGCTGCGCCGGCGCACTGGAACCACACAACGGCGCCAAGCGTTCGTACAGCGTGTTCACGTCGGTCTCGCGCCCGTTGCCGAAGTTCAACGCGCCGCAATAGTCTGACTTCAACGCGGCGACGCTGGCCCGTGCGAGATCACCGACGAAGACATAGTCGCGCGTCTGCTTGCCATCGCCGTTGATGATCGGGTGCTCGCCGCGAAGGAACTTCTCGATGAAGATGGCGATCACGCCGGCCTCACCGTGCGGGTTCTGGCGCGGGCCGTACACGTTGCCGTAGCGACAGGCGAGGTACGGGATGCCGTAGGCGGTGAAATAGAAAAACAGATAACGCTCACTCGAGAGCTTGGCGACGCCGTACGGGCTGATCGGTGCGAGCGGATGGGTCTCGGGCGCGGGAAAGGCTTCCTGCTCGCCGTAGATCGCGCCGCCCGTCGAGGCGAAGATCACTCGCTTCAAACCATTGCGCCGCCCCTGCTCCATCAAGTTGAGCAAGCCGACGATATTGACGCGCGCGTCGAACACCGGATCGGCAACCGAACGGCGCACGTCCATCTGCGCCGCGTGGTGATTGAGCACCTCGGGCTTCTCGCGCGCGAAGAGTTCCCCAACTGCGGCGCCATCCTGGATGTCGAGTTGAACGAAGCGAGCCTTGGGGTTGAGGTTCGCCCGCTTACCCGACGATAGGTCGTCGACCACCACGACATCGTGACCCGCCGCGACGTAGGCATCGGTGATATGCGAAGCGATGAAGCCGGCGCCGCCTGTGACCACGATCTTCATGCGCGCTCCTGAGCGAAGAGTTGCCGGAAGTACTCGACGGTGCGCGCGAGTCCTTCCTCGACGCTGATCTTCGGCTCCCACTGGAGCACGCGCTGCGCCTTGCTGATGTCGGGTTGGCGGATGTGCGGATCATCCTGCGTCCGTTCGTCCTGCGGCTTGACGAACACGATCTCGGACCTGGTACCGGTAAGTTTCTGCACGATCTTGGCGAACTGCAGCACCGTCATCTCGCTCGGGTTGCCGAGATTCACTGGATCGGTCTCGTTGCTGCCGAGCAAACGCACGAAACCGTCGACCAGATCGCTGACGTAGCAGAAGCTGCGCGTGCGCGAGCCGTCGTCGTAGACCGTCAGCGGCTGGCCGCGCAGCGCTTGCGCGATGAAGTTGGTCACCACCCGGCCGTCGTCGGGCCGCATGCGCGGACCGTAGGTGTTGAAGATGCGGCAGATGCGTGTGTCAATGCCGTGATAGCGATGGTACGCCATCGTCATCGACTCGGCGAAGCGTTTCGATTCATCGTAGACGCCGCGCGGGCCGATCGGATTCACGTTGCCCCAGTACGTCTCCGGTTGCGGATGCACCTGCGGGTCGCCGTACACTTCCGAAGTCGACGCGAGTAAGAACTTCGCGTTCTTCGCCCGCGCGAGTCCCAACGCCTTGTGGGTTCCAAGCGCACCGACCTTCAGCGTCGGGATCGGCTTCTGCAGGTAGTCGACCGGACTCGGCAGTGACGCGAGGTGGAGAATCGCATCGACCGGGCCTTCGACGTACATGAAGTCGACGACGTTGTGCTTGATGAAGCTGAAGCGTTCGTGACCCATCAAGTGGCCGATGTTGCGCGGATGGCCGGTGGAGAGGTTGTCGATGGCGATGACGGTGTGGCCCTCGGCCAACAATCGATCGGCGAGATGGGAGCCGATGAAGCCGGCGCCACCGGTTAGAAGGATGCGTTGCGCGCTCATGACGTGACCGGAGGCCGCCCCACGGAGTAGTAGGTGAAACCGCGCTGCTTCATTTCCACCGGCTCGTAAAGGTTGCGGCCGTCGAAGATCACCGGGTGCTTGAGAAGCTGACGCATGCGATCGAAATCGGGGCGGCGGAACTCGTTCCACTCGGTCATGATCAAGAGCGCCGACGCGCCGGCGAGGGCGTCATAGTTGACGCGATGGTATTGAATGCGATCGCCGAAAATCTTGCGCGCCTCGCCGAGCGCTTCGGGATCGTGCGCGTGGACCTCAGCGCCGGCCTTGAGCAACGAGTCGATCGCGGTGACCGCCGGCGCTTCGCGCATGTCGTCGGTGCGCGGCTTGAACGCGAGGCCCCAGACCGCGAACTTCATCCCGCGCAGATACTCGCCGAAGTGCCGCTGCACCTTGTCGACCACGGTCTGCTTCTGGCGTTCGTTGACCGCCTCGACGGCGCGCAGCATCGCGAAGTCGAGCCCCTGATCGATGGCGGTGCGAATCACGGCTTTGACATCCTTGGGAAAGCACGAGCCGCCGTAGCCGACACCGGGAAAAAGAAAATGATGCCCGATGCGGCGATCGGAGCCGATGCCGCGACGCACGTCGCTGACATCCGCACCGACTCGCTCGCACAGATTTGCGATCTCGTTCATGAACGAAATGCGCGCCGCCAGCATCGCGTTGGCTGCGTACTTGGTCATCTCGGCGCTCGCGGTACCCATGACGAGAATCGGGTTCTCGTTACGGACGAACGGGCCGTAGAGTTCCTTCATCAACTCGATCGCCTTCTCGCTGCCGCTGCCGATCACAACGCGGTCGGGCTTCATGAAGTCTTCGATCGCCGCCCCTTCTTTGAGGAACTCGGGATTGGAGACGACATCGAACTCGTGCCGGGTGCGCGACGCGATCACTTGCCGCACCCGTTCGGCGGTGCCGACGGGCACCGTGCTCTTGTCGACGATGACGCGATAGCCATCCATCGCTTCGGCGATCTCGGCGGCGACGCGCATGACCGCGTGCAAATCCGCGCTGCCGTCCGAACCAGAGGGCGTGCCGACGGCGATGAAGCAGATGAGCGATTGGCGGATCGCCGCGGCGAGGTCAGTGCTAAAGGTCAGCCGCTTCTCGGCGACGTTGCGCTTGATCAGCTCTTCCAGCCCGGGCTCGTAGATCGGCACCATCCCTTGGCGGAGCTGAGCGATCTTGGCTTCGTCGATGTCGACACAGATCACATCGTTGCCGCCCTCGGCGAAGCAGGTACCCGCCACCAGCCCGACGTAGCCAGTCCCGATGACGCAGAGTTTCACGTGGTGGTCTCCTCACGCCTCGGTGCAAAAAAGGGCCTGACGGCGCGCAGCCAAGCCAGACCCTTTCGAAGCCACCGAGACCATCAAAATCCGCCGGAGCTATAGCGGCGGGTCTAGGGGAAGTCAACGCGAGGTAGGGAGTTGTGCGCGTTGTCGGCGGTGCGCCCACCCGCTTCAATCACGCTTGCTACCCTATACACCGGCTTCCCTTGCGACTCGTGGTAGGTGCGCACGAGCAGCTCGCCGAGCAGGCCCATGGTCACGAACTGGATGCCCATGATGGTGAGCAAGATGCCGAGCCACACCAGCGGACGGCCGGCGAGGCGGACATCGAAGAACAGCCGTTCAAACCCGAGCCACCCGACGATGAGTAGGCCCACGGCGGTGGCGAGCAGGCCGAAGACGCCAAAGATATGAATCGGGCGCGTCGAGTAGCTCGACATGAACTTCACCGTCACCAGATCGAGCAACACGCGCACGACGCGCGAGAGGCCGTACTTCGACTGTCCGCGCAGCCGTGGGCGATGATTCACGGGGACCTCGACGATGCGCGCGCCAAGATCGGCCGCCAGTGCCGGAATGAACCGGTGCATCTCACCGTACAGCCGCAGTCCGCGCGCCAGGTCGCCGCGCAGCGCCTTCAGCGTGCAGCCGTAGTCGTGCAAGCGCACGCCGGTGATGGCGCCGATAAACCAGTTCGCCGCCACCGACGGCACCCGCCGGCTCCACAACGGATCCTGCCGATTGGCCCGCCATCCGGCGACCAGGTCGTAGCCTTCATTCATCTTCGCGAGCAGCCGCGGGATCTCGGTCGGATCGTTCTGACCGTCGCCGTCCATCAGCACGACCACCTCACCCTGCGCATGCGCAATGCCGGCGGCCATTGCGGCGGTCTGGCCGAAGTTGCGACTGAGCTGCACGACTGTCACGCGCGGATCGTCGTCGTGCAGCCGTCGCAACACCTCGAAGCTGCCGTCGCGGCTGCCGTCGTCGACGTAGATCACTTCACTCTGCTGCCCGAGCTGGTCGAGCACCGCGCGCAACTCGGCATGCAAGGGCACGAGGTTATCGACCTCGTCGTGAACGGGGATGACGATGGAGAGATGCATGACACCTATCGCAGATAGCCGATCGCTGATTGCGTATCGTCGGATCCCCGAGCCCGGCAATACGCCATCGGCCATCTGCCATCCGCGTTCCTCATCCCAGGTTCCTCATCCGATGTCCGTCAGGCTGATGAACTGCCGATAGCGCCGCTCGATGTCGTCGCGCGTGAGCGTGCGCAGACGATTGAGGCTGAAGTCTTCGACGCAGTACGACGCCAGCACGCTGCCGTAAACGATCGCGCGTCGCAAGCCACCTTCCGACGTGTCGCCCGAGCGCGCGATCTCGCCCATGAAGCCGCCGGCAAAGGTATCGCCGGCACCGGTCGGATCGAAGACCTCTTCGAGCGGGAACGCCGGAATGGCAAAAACCGAATCGGGTGCGAAGCGGATCACACCGTACTCGCCGCGCTTGATCAGCACGCTCTTCGGTCCCATCGCGAGAATCCGGCGCGCCGCTTTCACGATGTTGCGCTCGCCGCTGAGCAGGCGCGCTTCCTCATCGTTGATGGTGAGGATGTCGACGCGACCGAGCAGGCGCTCCACGTCGGGGCGTGACGACGTGATCCAGTGATTCATCGTGTCGCAGCCGATCAAGCCGGGTGCCGAGAGTTGATCGAGGACCGTGCTTTGCAACTTCGGATCGATATTGGCGAGGAAGACGTACGGCGCATCGCGATAACTCGCCGGCAACACCGGTTCGAAGTCGGCGAACACGTTGAGCTGCAAGTCGAGCGTATCGCGAACGTTCATGTCCTCATGATAACGGCCCGTCCAGCGGCCGGTCTTTCCCGGCTGCAACTTCAGGCCGCTCAGATCGATACCGCGACCGGTGAGGAATTCGATCTCCGCCTGCGGAAAATCCTCGCCCGCCGTCGCCACCATCTTCACCGGCGCGAAGAAACTCGCCGCCACCGCGAAGTAGGTCGCTGCGCCGCCCATGACGTCCTCGACCTTGCCATGTGGCGTCTCGACGGTATCGAAAAATACGGACCCAACAACAACGATGCTCATGCGATCCTCGAAACCTTTCTCAACAAACGATTACACAGATTCAGAGTTCTTCCTCTCCCAATCCGTGAAATCCGCGTAATCCGTGGTAGTCCCCCGTCCGATGCCCTAAACGTATTTCCCAATGATCACCTTGAGATCGTCTTTCACCTTCTGTGGGATGCGGGCGCGGTCGGTGATGATGGCGTGTTGCAGCGCGCTCGCACAGGGGCAAGACCGTGTCGTCGGGAGATGCGACACCGTCTCGCCGACCACGCGGCGCGCCAACTCAACGTTGGCGTTCAGCACGCGCAGGATGTCGGCGATCGCGACATCGTCGTGGTGCGGGTTCCAGCAATCGAAATCGGTCACCAGCGCCAAGCTCGCAAAACACATCTCGGCTTCGCGCGCGAGTTTGGCTTCCTGCAGATTGGTCATGCCGATCACACTCGCGCCCCAGTTGCGATACAGCTCCGACTCGGCACGGGTGGAGAACTGCGGCCCTTCCATGCACAGATAAGTGCCGCCGGCGTGTACGGTTGCGCCGGCCGTACGAGCCGCATCGCTGACGGTGCGCATGAGCACCGCACAGCACGGATCGGCGAACATGACGTGGGCGACGATGCCGTCGCCGAAAAACGTGCTCGGCCGCTTCACCGTACGATCGATGAACTGATCCGGCACGACCACATGCCCTGGCGCAATCTCGCCGCGCAAGCTGCCCACCGCGCCGACGGATATCAGCCACTCGACGCCGAGCTGCTTCATGCCGTGAATGTTGGCGCGGAAATTCAACTCGCTCGGCAAAATGCGATGCCCGCGCCCATGCCGCGGGAGGAACACCAGGCGCACGCCGGCTAGCGTGCCGCACACGAACTCATCTGACGGTTCGCCGAAGGGCGTGGTCAGCCGACGCGATTCGACGTTCGCCAAACCCGGCAGCTCGTACAACCCGCTGCCGCCAACTACCCCGACGGTCGTCACGCGGAAACCGCTTCCGTCTGAGCGCTCGCGCCGCGCTCTACACAAGAGGTCCCAGCAGTGGGTCCGCCATACCGGCGAAAGCCGGTATCCAGGCGGGGGCGTGGGGTGTGAGCCTGGATTCCGGCTTTCGCCGGAATGACGAGTCGGGAGGCCGCTCCATTTCTGAGAAGAGCGCTCCCGCTGTTGTACCGCATCGGTTCCAACTCCTCACCCTCGAATCATTCCCAGTCGCGGCCCGGTCTCGATGGTTAGCTGACGAACGGGCCCAAGAATTTCGCCGTCGACCATGTACTGGCTCGGCAGCGGAAACTCAACTACGACACGCTGCGCGAGGTTGTCGTAGAGTTGCTCCGATTCCAACGGGAAGCCACGCCGCATCCGCCACAGCTTGCGCACGATCTCGGGCGGCGTGATCGGTCCAGCGATCAGATGGAAGAAGCCGCGCTTGCGAGTGGCGAGGTACGTCGGCTTGAAGCCGAGGCCGATGTCCACCAGCGTGCTGGCGTAGACGATGTTGAAGCGGCGGAACGGTAGGCGTTCACCGTCGCAGTCAATGTCAGCCTCGGTTGCTTGGAACACGCCGCGCGACAGCGAGGTGCCGAGCAACGTCGACAGCGACAGTTGCGCGATCAACCACGCCGCGCGGCGCGGACCACGGCGCGCACCGGAGTAGTAGATGCGCAGGAAGTTGATGATCGGGCCGGCGCCGAACATGAAGCCGTAGTACTGGCCGTCAACGCGTAGGAGATGGCGCTCGACCACTTCATGGGTGTGGCCGTGACGGTAGTCGGCGATCACGTGCGCCAGCATGCGTTCGGGCCGCCGCCACTTGCCGCCGATCGAGCGGATCATCGTGTTCATCGTCCCGGCGCGTAGCGGCAGGAACAGCGGCAGCGGCGCGCCGTCATACTCGCGGATGAGCGCGGAGAGCGTGTGAAAATAACTGCCATCACCGCCACAGACGGTGACGATGTCACACCCCTTGATACGGATCTCGCGCACCGCATCCGGCAAGGCGGCCAGACTGGGCGTTTCGAGCACGCAGCCGTCGTCACCGATGATTTTACGAAGCCGCTCGGTGCGTTTCCCCTCCGCGCGATTGCCCGCCGCGTGGGGATTCACCACTACCGCGATGCCCGGCACGGTTCGATCGTGAGGCGTGACTCGTGAATCGTGAGTCGCAAGACTTGACCGGCCGAGACGCGACTGCGCCCACGTCGGCCCTCAATACGTTCGCCCCGGCAAACGGGTATTGAAAGCGGGCGAGAACAAACCGTTTCCCCGAGTAGCGGCACTGAGTAGAAGCCGCAGGCTTCGTATCGAAGGGTCGCGCATCGAGGGGCTGTTCGCGCAAAGCGCGTGAGTGGTGAGGCGTGATCGATGCGAGCGCTCACGATTCACCCTTCACGGCGATCACGCTGCCGTGGCATGTCGGGCGGCGAGTTGGCCGCACGCGGCGTCGATGTCTTGGCCGCGGCTGCGGCGTACGGTGGCGAGCACGCCGGCCGCAAGCAGGCGGCGGCGGAACGCCTCGACCGCCGCATCGCTGGCGCGCGCCACCTCGGCGTCGGGAAAGGGATTGAACGGAATCACGTTGACCTTGGCGCGAATGCCGTGCAGCAGCCGCGTCAGACGATCGGCGTCGGCCAGCGAGTCATTGCGGCCGGCCAGCATCACATACTCGAACGTAATGCGGCGGCGCTGCGCGATCGGCAGTGCCCGGCACAGCGCCATCAGCTTCTCCAGCGGATATTTCTTGTTCACCGGCATCAGGGCCGTGCGCTGCACGTCAGTGGTGGCGCTGAGCGACACCGCTAGATTGACGTTGGTCTCCCGCACCAGCCGTTCCATCTGCGGCAGCAGCCCGACGGTCGACACGGTGATGCGCCGCGCGCTGATGGCCAAACCCCACGGCGCCGACAACGTGGCGAGCGCGGCAACCACGTTGTCGTAGTTGTGCAGCGGCTCGCCCATACCCATGAAGACGATGTTGGTGATCGTTTCGCCTGCGGCGAGTGCACGCTCGGCCGCCATCACCTGACCAAC
It includes:
- the lepB gene encoding signal peptidase I; the protein is MSARTPRTGSIVAKTAAGTSARPATKSTAREYIEAIVVAVLVALFIRTFFVQAFKIPSSSMVPTLQIGDHLLVNKLAYGIRIPFLEKNLVRFGTPKPGDIIVFIYPQDVTKDFIKRVIAVAGEVIEVRDKHVFVNGVPRDNEHAYFADGRNQVGGPAPRDNFGPVTVPPDHVFVMGDNRDRSLDGRFWGFVSLDAIHGKAFLIYFSIDWDVWRVRWERLGDLVY
- the lepA gene encoding elongation factor 4 translates to MELQFIRNFSIVAHIDHGKSTLADRLLEFTGAITERERQAQILDSMDLERERGITIKASAVRLYYHAQDGNDYVLNLIDTPGHVDFAYEVSRSLAACEGALLVVDAAQGVEAQTVANAYLAIDANLTVVPVLNKIDLPSAEPERVIAEIEEIIGLDAHEAVRTSAKAGIGTEAVLEAIVQRIPAPLGDPTAPLKALIFDSWFDPYHGAVVLVRVLDGRVTAGMRIVMMTTGAQFDVTRVGVFAPRATVIDALESGEVGFIMAGIKDIRHTNIGDTVTEADRPTALPLPGFKSVKPMVFSGLYPADTTQYGPLREAMEKLRLNDSSFTYEPEVSVALGFGFRCGFLGLLHMDVIRERLEREFNLTLITTAPTVAYRVTTITGEVLMVDSPVKLPDAQSIATFEEPFIVATVHVPETYLGGVLKLCEEKRGKQRELKFFGRGRAAVIYELPLNEVVLDFYDRLKSVSKGYASLDYEFLDLRPGDLIKLDVRINGEAVDALSLIIHRERAYPRGRELAEKMKELIPQQMFEVIIQAAIGSKIIARETVRALRKNVTAKCYGGDITRKRKLLEKQKEGKKRMKQVGRVEIPPEAFLAVLKVEA
- a CDS encoding NAD-dependent epimerase/dehydratase family protein, with the protein product MKIVVTGGAGFIASHITDAYVAAGHDVVVVDDLSSGKRANLNPKARFVQLDIQDGAAVGELFAREKPEVLNHHAAQMDVRRSVADPVFDARVNIVGLLNLMEQGRRNGLKRVIFASTGGAIYGEQEAFPAPETHPLAPISPYGVAKLSSERYLFFYFTAYGIPYLACRYGNVYGPRQNPHGEAGVIAIFIEKFLRGEHPIINGDGKQTRDYVFVGDLARASVAALKSDYCGALNFGNGRETDVNTLYERLAPLCGSSAPAQHGPAKPGEQLRSVIDASAAGRVLRWRPEVSLDEGLRQTVEWFRARKQ
- a CDS encoding SDR family oxidoreductase, with the translated sequence MSAQRILLTGGAGFIGSHLADRLLAEGHTVIAIDNLSTGHPRNIGHLMGHERFSFIKHNVVDFMYVEGPVDAILHLASLPSPVDYLQKPIPTLKVGALGTHKALGLARAKNAKFLLASTSEVYGDPQVHPQPETYWGNVNPIGPRGVYDESKRFAESMTMAYHRYHGIDTRICRIFNTYGPRMRPDDGRVVTNFIAQALRGQPLTVYDDGSRTRSFCYVSDLVDGFVRLLGSNETDPVNLGNPSEMTVLQFAKIVQKLTGTRSEIVFVKPQDERTQDDPHIRQPDISKAQRVLQWEPKISVEEGLARTVEYFRQLFAQERA
- a CDS encoding UDP-glucose/GDP-mannose dehydrogenase family protein, which translates into the protein MKLCVIGTGYVGLVAGTCFAEGGNDVICVDIDEAKIAQLRQGMVPIYEPGLEELIKRNVAEKRLTFSTDLAAAIRQSLICFIAVGTPSGSDGSADLHAVMRVAAEIAEAMDGYRVIVDKSTVPVGTAERVRQVIASRTRHEFDVVSNPEFLKEGAAIEDFMKPDRVVIGSGSEKAIELMKELYGPFVRNENPILVMGTASAEMTKYAANAMLAARISFMNEIANLCERVGADVSDVRRGIGSDRRIGHHFLFPGVGYGGSCFPKDVKAVIRTAIDQGLDFAMLRAVEAVNERQKQTVVDKVQRHFGEYLRGMKFAVWGLAFKPRTDDMREAPAVTAIDSLLKAGAEVHAHDPEALGEARKIFGDRIQYHRVNYDALAGASALLIMTEWNEFRRPDFDRMRQLLKHPVIFDGRNLYEPVEMKQRGFTYYSVGRPPVTS
- a CDS encoding glycosyltransferase family 2 protein, which encodes MHLSIVIPVHDEVDNLVPLHAELRAVLDQLGQQSEVIYVDDGSRDGSFEVLRRLHDDDPRVTVVQLSRNFGQTAAMAAGIAHAQGEVVVLMDGDGQNDPTEIPRLLAKMNEGYDLVAGWRANRQDPLWSRRVPSVAANWFIGAITGVRLHDYGCTLKALRGDLARGLRLYGEMHRFIPALAADLGARIVEVPVNHRPRLRGQSKYGLSRVVRVLLDLVTVKFMSSYSTRPIHIFGVFGLLATAVGLLIVGWLGFERLFFDVRLAGRPLVWLGILLTIMGIQFVTMGLLGELLVRTYHESQGKPVYRVASVIEAGGRTADNAHNSLPRVDFP
- a CDS encoding sugar kinase, translating into MSIVVVGSVFFDTVETPHGKVEDVMGGAATYFAVAASFFAPVKMVATAGEDFPQAEIEFLTGRGIDLSGLKLQPGKTGRWTGRYHEDMNVRDTLDLQLNVFADFEPVLPASYRDAPYVFLANIDPKLQSTVLDQLSAPGLIGCDTMNHWITSSRPDVERLLGRVDILTINDEEARLLSGERNIVKAARRILAMGPKSVLIKRGEYGVIRFAPDSVFAIPAFPLEEVFDPTGAGDTFAGGFMGEIARSGDTSEGGLRRAIVYGSVLASYCVEDFSLNRLRTLTRDDIERRYRQFISLTDIG
- the mtnP gene encoding S-methyl-5'-thioadenosine phosphorylase; this translates as MTTVGVVGGSGLYELPGLANVESRRLTTPFGEPSDEFVCGTLAGVRLVFLPRHGRGHRILPSELNFRANIHGMKQLGVEWLISVGAVGSLRGEIAPGHVVVPDQFIDRTVKRPSTFFGDGIVAHVMFADPCCAVLMRTVSDAARTAGATVHAGGTYLCMEGPQFSTRAESELYRNWGASVIGMTNLQEAKLAREAEMCFASLALVTDFDCWNPHHDDVAIADILRVLNANVELARRVVGETVSHLPTTRSCPCASALQHAIITDRARIPQKVKDDLKVIIGKYV
- the rlmN gene encoding 23S rRNA (adenine(2503)-C(2))-methyltransferase RlmN; amino-acid sequence: MVPTPPTPRAGRSASSSVSSNSRADTAIEVVAFAEGTPAGSRYHQIATPVAVRSWIAAQGLPKYRAEQILTWIYHHRIEDAAAMSDLPRAVRDAFVAAFELPRLDPVQVARSRDGTRKFLFGLRDGFAIESVLIPEPPRLTLCISSQAGCGMGCVFCATARLGLQRNLTEDEIVGQVMAAERALAAGETITNIVFMGMGEPLHNYDNVVAALATLSAPWGLAISARRITVSTVGLLPQMERLVRETNVNLAVSLSATTDVQRTALMPVNKKYPLEKLMALCRALPIAQRRRITFEYVMLAGRNDSLADADRLTRLLHGIRAKVNVIPFNPFPDAEVARASDAAVEAFRRRLLAAGVLATVRRSRGQDIDAACGQLAARHATAA